TCGACCCCGCCGGAACGGTCACCCTCCTCTTTCCCAACCGGTTCCAGCCCGATCCGCGGGTCGGGCCGGGGAAGCTGTCCCTGCCCGGGAAGGGGTATCGATTCGTGGTGAGCGGTCCCGAGGGAGAGGAGACCCTGGTCGCTCTCGCCTCCCTTGCACCGATTCCGGCGCTCGCTCCGGACGAGAAACACCCGTTCCGCGAGTACGAGATCAAGCCGGAGGAGTTCGTGCAGCAGCTTGAGTCGGGGCTCGAGTCCGGGGCTTACTCCGTCGCCTGGACCCGAATCCAGGTCTATCAGCCAAAGGGAGTGGTAACGATTGACTCCGTTCCAGAGGGAGCGAAGATCTACGTGGACGGAAACTACGTCGGGAATACCCCGAAGACTCTCATCCTCCCTGCCGGGACAAGGACGATCACCCTACGCAAGGACGGGTTCGCCCCGTACTCACAGAGGTTGCAGCTCGCCGACCGGACCGCAGCCGAGATCTCGGCCCGGCTGGAGGAGGTCGAAATCACACCCCCGGAAGAAGGGGGCGCTCTTCCATCCGGGTTCGTCGTCATCGACCTCGGAGCGGACAGCGTCGGAGGGGAGCTCGGGATCGGGCGGACGCTCGGGGTCACCGCTTCCGCCCGCTTCCTCCATGACCCCGACCTCGTTGGTCCCGAGCTCCAGATTGGGATCAGGTTCCACCTCCCCACAGCCTCGTCCCTGCGGCTCGTTCTCGGGATCGGGATCGGGTTGCAGGAACGGTACGTCGTCACCCCGCCTGGAACCCCGATCCCGGAGAAGATCGACATCCAGCCGGAGACGGAAACAGCGGTTGTGCCTTCCGCTTCACTCGGGTTCGCTCTCAACCTCTCACCCGCGATCCTGTTCGGGGGGTACGACCTGCGCCGCGGCCCGATCATCGGGGTTGGGCTCGCGTTCTGACTTTAGGTCATCCGTGCTTCCGGTATAATCCCTGGCAAAGGAGGTAACGATGGATGACGCAACACGGCGGGAAGAGGTACTGAAACAGGTGGAGTCGCGGGGGATCAGGTTCGTCCAGCTCTGGTTCACCGATCTACTTGGAAACCTGAAGAGCGTTGAGATCCCCGCCCAG
The DNA window shown above is from Candidatus Bipolaricaulota bacterium and carries:
- a CDS encoding DUF4384 domain-containing protein encodes the protein MRYGRRLTAEIGIGILVILLFVLCGTGESLPKGVLPSPPAEPITVKIATDNSTYAPGAGIRITVEVDKECYLYLYDIDPAGTVTLLFPNRFQPDPRVGPGKLSLPGKGYRFVVSGPEGEETLVALASLAPIPALAPDEKHPFREYEIKPEEFVQQLESGLESGAYSVAWTRIQVYQPKGVVTIDSVPEGAKIYVDGNYVGNTPKTLILPAGTRTITLRKDGFAPYSQRLQLADRTAAEISARLEEVEITPPEEGGALPSGFVVIDLGADSVGGELGIGRTLGVTASARFLHDPDLVGPELQIGIRFHLPTASSLRLVLGIGIGLQERYVVTPPGTPIPEKIDIQPETETAVVPSASLGFALNLSPAILFGGYDLRRGPIIGVGLAF